A genomic segment from Solenopsis invicta isolate M01_SB chromosome 5, UNIL_Sinv_3.0, whole genome shotgun sequence encodes:
- the LOC105205736 gene encoding uncharacterized protein LOC105205736 has protein sequence MNSKQAETWLATLYIGSMVLSITSVISLVVTWQHWLMTLDGCIDVDCGCILYGINTFRTFLGGDEKLCHFAAYSLVPVIVISLCLGAYHGYRCCIHKNLDEPRRINRGQVYDDDRRNLNGHVVMTVKKRVAFKLWMPIGFLAAFVCCLSLAHAVVITDGYYKTCEQYRRNLIQLLNSGGRENQAIHNRLPCGAIFDFMDYVQPDRNHWNRGEMNTAIALQLAICTSWFSLFAWLTACSINFIMARKRQRNLGEKFCCCCC, from the exons ATGAATTCGAAGCAAGCAGAAACGTGGCTGGCGACATTGTACATCGGATCCATGGTGCTGTCCATCACATCCGTCATATCACTGGTGGTCACATGGCAGCATTGGCTAATGACTTTAGACGGCTGCATCGACGTCGATTGCGGCTGTATACTATACGGTATTAATACGTTTCGCACGTTCCTCGGCGGTGACGAGAAGCTATGCCATTTTGCCGCGTACAGTCTCGTACCCGTCATCGTAATCAGCTTATGTCTCGGTGCCTATCACGGGTACAGGTGTTGCATACACAAAAATCTGGATGAACCACGGCGAATTAATCGTGGACAAGTGTATGATGATGACAG gAGAAACCTTAATGGACACGTTGTGATGACTGTGAAGAAAAGAGTTGCTTTTAAATTGTGGATGCCTATCGGTTTCCTCGCAGCATTCGTTTGCTGTCTGTCTCTCGCCCACGCGGTCGTGATAACCGACGGTTATTACAAAACTTGCGAACAATACAGACGAAATCTCATTCAACTCCTGAATTCAGGAGGCCGGGAGAATCAA GCGATTCACAACAGGTTGCCGTGCGGTGCGATTTTCGATTTCATGGATTACGTTCAGCCAGATAGGAATCACTGGAATCGCGGCGAGATGAACACCGCGATCGCGCTTCAACTCGCAATATGCACGAGCTGGTTCAGTTTATTCGCCTGGCTGACCGCGTGCTCGATAAACTTTATTATGGCGAGGAAGAGACAGCGCAATTTAGGAGAAAAAttctgctgttgttgctgctaa